One Pomacea canaliculata isolate SZHN2017 linkage group LG9, ASM307304v1, whole genome shotgun sequence DNA segment encodes these proteins:
- the LOC112571589 gene encoding LOW QUALITY PROTEIN: NEDD8-activating enzyme E1 catalytic subunit-like (The sequence of the model RefSeq protein was modified relative to this genomic sequence to represent the inferred CDS: deleted 2 bases in 1 codon), giving the protein MGTDTECSGRWNHIRRLLERGGPFAHPDFEPSSDNLTFIQETCRILVIGAGGLGCELLKNLALLGFRDVHVIDMDTIDVSNLNRQFLFRPKDVGSSKADVAARFINTRVPGCKVTPHHAKIQDFDESFYRGFHIVVCGLDSIVARRWINGMLFSLLKYENGEVDQTSVIPLVDGGTEGLKGNARVILPGITACIECTLDLYPPQINFPLCTIAHTPRLPEHCIEYARILLWPKEEPFGAGVAIDGDNPLHVSWIMKKAEERAEEYGITGITYRLTQGVVKRIIPAVASTNAVIAAACATEVFKLATSCCQPLNNYMNFNDIEGVYTYTFEAQKREDCLGVLQPQALCFCEEDKLQDVITYLTESTVYQMKSPGITTSIDGKNRTLYMQTVKSIEEKTRGNLKKTLKELGLTSGQELYVADITTPSSLIFRLALSTSMDTSAENSLNAAN; this is encoded by the exons ATGGGAACAGATACAGAGTGCTCAGGACGATGGAACCATATCAGACGTCTATTAGAGAGAGGAGGACCATTTGCACATCCAGATTTTGAACCTAGTTCTGAT AACTTAACATTCATCCAAGAAACCTGTCGCATTCTCGTGATTGGTGCTGGTGGACTGGGTTGTGAATTACTAAAAAACTTG gctTTGCTTGGCTTCCGTGATGTCCACGTCATTGATATGGATACAATTGACGTCTCAAATCTAAATCGGCAGTTTCTTTTTCG GCCAAAAGATGTGGGAAGCTCTAAGGCTGATGTTGCAGCAAGGTTCATCAACACTCGTGTTCCAGGCTGTAAAGTGACACC ACATCATGCCAAGATTCAGGATTTTGATGAGTCATTCTACAGAG GGTTCCATATAGTGGTGTGTGGATTGGACTCAATTGTGGCGCGGCGATGGATCAATGGGATGCTG TTCAGCCTGCTGAAGTACGAGAATGGTGAGGTGGATCAGACCAGTGTAATCCCCTTGGTGGATGGCGGAACTGAAGGTCTCAAAGGCAATGCTCGTGTCATTCTGCCTGGCATCACAGCCTGCATAGAGTGCACACTAGACCTTTATCCACCTCAG aTTAACTTCCCATTGTGTACCATTGCACATACACCACGTCTTCCAGAGCACTGCATTGAGTATGCCCGCATTTTACTATGGCCAAAAGAAGAGCCATTTGGAG CAGGTGTGGCCATTGATGGTGACAATCCGTTGCATGTCAGTTGGATCATGAAAAAGGCAGAGGAGAGAGCAGAAGAGTATGGAATAACTGGCATCACATACCGACTTACTCAAG GTGTGGTGAAGAGAATTATACCAGCTGTAGCATCTACCAATGCTGTGATTGCAG CGGCTTGTGCTACAGAGGTCTTCAAGCTGGCCACAAG TTGTTGTCAGCCGCTGAACAACTACATGAACTTCAATGACATAGAGGGTGTATACACTTACACATTTGAGGCACAGAAACGG GAGGATTGTCTAGGTGT TCTTCAGCCCCAAGCATTGTGCTTCTGCGAGGAGGACAAGCTACAGGATGTCATCACATACTTAACAGAGAGCACTGTCTA CCAGATGAAATCCCCAGGCATTACTACGTCCATAGATGGCAAAAACCGCACCTTGTATATGCAGACAGTAAAATCCATTGAAGAGAAAACACGTGGTAACCTTAAGAAGACACTTAAAG AATTGGGTCTAACCAGTGGTCAGGAGCTGTACGTAGCTGACATCACAACACCTAGTTCCTTGATATTCCGTCTGGCACTTAGCACTTCTATGGACACCAGTGCTGAGAATTCACTAAATGCTGCCAACTAA
- the LOC112571586 gene encoding F-box only protein 7-like isoform X2 produces MKLKVKYLGDVRTLEVAGEPQDIILADLTNITTDLFHLQRSVVLSLNKKDALRGDELTLAQLGIVSGDLLFVLEAESPSTSPGISSEELRNIDAGAQADKQGLPASASSSACESISSGCSGGHSSSFLSPIGLLHSHSYENAGVGRENTDNCSTVANGGIPRKNTESDSQAGRNGQSKDEGGPDNLHRQHFVDEEDANVPGPSAASASLEGQNDPAFLVQSLPAQDPEVNRCLQEPLLCRESSPIAVPVMLRDLYAGAQCCKVADALWVAVHALMMEVGLRPQEDASLSMGEHWNTEGFYKRTYRHTIADARYSCAVVGIPMGGSLILHGVISGDPPFTTEKVQLRVADFVCGSGVSNDVCSVYRNLERLSRLVKDMICQPLLAQLAEECGYPVSLGLLCLSHELKLKVLSYLPACSLVRMGQVCQLFASMYCDPWLWRRLYLREFGRPALQAKMARKTSAVKGHDTNTSNPAILGGSLPSALHSTCATTLC; encoded by the exons ATGAAACTGAAAGTAAAGTATTTGGGGGATGTCCGAACTCTTGAAGTGGCAGGAGAACCACAAGATATTATTCTGGCAGACcttacaaacatcacaacaGACCTATTTCATCTCCAAAG gtCAGTTGTACTGAGTCTCAATAAAAAGGACGCACTGAGAGGAGATGAACTTACGCTGGCCCAGCTAGGCATTGTATCTGGTGATCTGCTTTTTGTTCTTGAAGCAGAAAGTCCATCAACATCTCCAGGTATTAGTTCTGAAGAACTCCGTAACATTGATGCTGGCGCTCAAGCAGACAAGCAGGGTTTACCTGCATCAGCATCCTCCTCAGCCTGTGAATCCATTTCCTCCGGCTGTTCTGGTGGTCACAGTTCATCTTTTCTTAGTCCTATAGGCTTGTTACATAGTCACTCTTATGAAAATGCTGGTGTGGGGAGAGAGAACACAGACAACTGCAGTACAGTTGCTAATGGAGGAATCCCAAGGAAGAATACAGAGAGTGACAGCCAAGCAGGGAGAAATGGACAGAGTAAGGATGAAGGAGGACCAGATAACCTCCATCGGCAGCATTTTGTAGATGAGGAGGATGCTAATGTTCCTGGCCCCAGTGCAGCTTCTGCCAGCCTTGAGGGACAGAATGACCCTGCATTTTTAGTACAGTCCCTGCCAGCTCAAGACCCAGAGGTTAATCGATGTCTACAAGAGCCTCTGTTGTGCAGAGAGTCTTCACCCATTGCTGTGCCAGTCATGCTAAGGGACCTTTATGCAGGCGCCCAATGTTGCAAGGTTGCTGATGCATTGTGGGTAGCTGTCCATGCTCTGATGATGGAGGTTGGCCTGAGACCCCAAGAG GATGCGAGTCTTTCTATGGGAGAACATTGGAATACAGAGGGATTTTACAAACGCACCTATAGACATACCATTGCTGATGCCAGATATAGCTGCGCTGTGGTTGGCATTCCAATGGGAGGCAGCCTAATTCTTCATG GGGTCATCTCAGGAGACCCTCCTTTCACAACAGAGAAGGTCCAGCTTAGAGTGGCTGACTTTGTATGTGGGAGTGGAGTCAGTAATG ATGTATGCAGTGTGTACCGTAACCTGGAGCGCCTGTCACGCCTGGTAAAAGACATGATATGTCAGCCATTGCTGGCCCAGCTAGCAGAAG aGTGTGGCTATCCAGTCAGTCTTGGACTGCTGTGTTTATCACATGAACTCAAG CTGAAGGTACTGAGCTACCTGCCTGCCTGCAGTTTGGTGCGAATGGGGCAGGTGTGTCAGTTGTTTGCCAGCATGTATTGCGACCCCTGGCTTTGGCGTCGACTGTACCTCAGGGAATTTGGCCGTCCAG CTCTTCAAGCAAAAATGGCGAGAAAGACTTCAGCGGTCAAGGGCCATGACACGAACACATCCAATCCGGCCATACTGGGTGGGTCCTTACCCAGTGCCCTTCACTCCACTTGTGCCACCACCTTATGCTGA
- the LOC112571586 gene encoding F-box only protein 7-like isoform X1: MKLKVKYLGDVRTLEVAGEPQDIILADLTNITTDLFHLQRSVVLSLNKKDALRGDELTLAQLGIVSGDLLFVLEAESPSTSPGISSEELRNIDAGAQADKQGLPASASSSACESISSGCSGGHSSSFLSPIGLLHSHSYENAGVGRENTDNCSTVANGGIPRKNTESDSQAGRNGQSKDEGGPDNLHRQHFVDEEDANVPGPSAASASLEGQNDPAFLVQSLPAQDPEVNRCLQEPLLCRESSPIAVPVMLRDLYAGAQCCKVADALWVAVHALMMEVGLRPQEDASLSMGEHWNTEGFYKRTYRHTIADARYSCAVVGIPMGGSLILHGVISGDPPFTTEKVQLRVADFVCGSGVSNDVCSVYRNLERLSRLVKDMICQPLLAQLAEECGYPVSLGLLCLSHELKLKVLSYLPACSLVRMGQVCQLFASMYCDPWLWRRLYLREFGRPAEGTTSLANDWYTLFKQKWRERLQRSRAMTRTHPIRPYWVGPYPVPFTPLVPPPYAEGIIGGDYDLNPEYSSGIPHPLFGRLGSRMPFIPHPRFDDPFGFGPPPDQPPGFGQHCDEALGFGQLARSAFGPRRNRVFNLPRMSRF, from the exons ATGAAACTGAAAGTAAAGTATTTGGGGGATGTCCGAACTCTTGAAGTGGCAGGAGAACCACAAGATATTATTCTGGCAGACcttacaaacatcacaacaGACCTATTTCATCTCCAAAG gtCAGTTGTACTGAGTCTCAATAAAAAGGACGCACTGAGAGGAGATGAACTTACGCTGGCCCAGCTAGGCATTGTATCTGGTGATCTGCTTTTTGTTCTTGAAGCAGAAAGTCCATCAACATCTCCAGGTATTAGTTCTGAAGAACTCCGTAACATTGATGCTGGCGCTCAAGCAGACAAGCAGGGTTTACCTGCATCAGCATCCTCCTCAGCCTGTGAATCCATTTCCTCCGGCTGTTCTGGTGGTCACAGTTCATCTTTTCTTAGTCCTATAGGCTTGTTACATAGTCACTCTTATGAAAATGCTGGTGTGGGGAGAGAGAACACAGACAACTGCAGTACAGTTGCTAATGGAGGAATCCCAAGGAAGAATACAGAGAGTGACAGCCAAGCAGGGAGAAATGGACAGAGTAAGGATGAAGGAGGACCAGATAACCTCCATCGGCAGCATTTTGTAGATGAGGAGGATGCTAATGTTCCTGGCCCCAGTGCAGCTTCTGCCAGCCTTGAGGGACAGAATGACCCTGCATTTTTAGTACAGTCCCTGCCAGCTCAAGACCCAGAGGTTAATCGATGTCTACAAGAGCCTCTGTTGTGCAGAGAGTCTTCACCCATTGCTGTGCCAGTCATGCTAAGGGACCTTTATGCAGGCGCCCAATGTTGCAAGGTTGCTGATGCATTGTGGGTAGCTGTCCATGCTCTGATGATGGAGGTTGGCCTGAGACCCCAAGAG GATGCGAGTCTTTCTATGGGAGAACATTGGAATACAGAGGGATTTTACAAACGCACCTATAGACATACCATTGCTGATGCCAGATATAGCTGCGCTGTGGTTGGCATTCCAATGGGAGGCAGCCTAATTCTTCATG GGGTCATCTCAGGAGACCCTCCTTTCACAACAGAGAAGGTCCAGCTTAGAGTGGCTGACTTTGTATGTGGGAGTGGAGTCAGTAATG ATGTATGCAGTGTGTACCGTAACCTGGAGCGCCTGTCACGCCTGGTAAAAGACATGATATGTCAGCCATTGCTGGCCCAGCTAGCAGAAG aGTGTGGCTATCCAGTCAGTCTTGGACTGCTGTGTTTATCACATGAACTCAAG CTGAAGGTACTGAGCTACCTGCCTGCCTGCAGTTTGGTGCGAATGGGGCAGGTGTGTCAGTTGTTTGCCAGCATGTATTGCGACCCCTGGCTTTGGCGTCGACTGTACCTCAGGGAATTTGGCCGTCCAG CTGAAGGTACCACTAGTCTGGCCAACGACTGGTATACC CTCTTCAAGCAAAAATGGCGAGAAAGACTTCAGCGGTCAAGGGCCATGACACGAACACATCCAATCCGGCCATACTGGGTGGGTCCTTACCCAGTGCCCTTCACTCCACTTGTGCCACCACCTTATGCTGAGGGGATCATAGGGGGTGACTATGACCTTAATCCTGAATACTCTTCTG gtaTTCCACATCCTCTCTTTGGCCGACTAGGCAGTAGGATGCCATTTATACCTCACCCTCGCTTCGATGATCCGTTTGGATTTGGTCCACCCCCTGACCAGCCACCAGGTTTTGGGCAGCATTGTGATGAGGCACTTGGGTTCGGGCAATTAGCCAGGTCAGCGTTCGGACCTCGCCGAAACCGTGTGTTCAACCTGCCCAGAATGTCACGGTTCTGA